The Aureispira anguillae genome contains a region encoding:
- the meaB gene encoding methylmalonyl Co-A mutase-associated GTPase MeaB translates to MEDKEQKKDSALHISKGKSMDSNINKNFKRKKRKKRSLQDFVEGIQAGNLVVLSQAITLIESKQAKHQELAQQIIEKCLPESGRSLRIGLTGTPGVGKSTFIDSFGQVLLKEDRRLAVLAIDPSSQVTKGSILGDKTRMETLSVHPNVFIRPSAAGESLGGVARKTRESIILCEAAGFDTIIVETVGVGQSEVAVHSMVDFFLLLLLPNSGDELQGIKRGVMEMADLIAINKADGENIPAAKLAKKQCRNGLHLFPPKPSNWIATAEICSALEQQGLTKVWQHILSYQNQTSINGYFQQHRQEQAQYWLEESIGEQLKNLFFKHPKIKDKFDETKDRVVAGTLSPFKAGELLMQLFLNGL, encoded by the coding sequence ATGGAAGATAAAGAGCAAAAAAAAGACAGTGCCTTGCATATTTCAAAGGGGAAGAGCATGGATTCTAATATCAACAAAAATTTTAAACGTAAGAAGCGGAAAAAGCGCAGCTTACAAGATTTTGTAGAGGGGATACAAGCGGGAAATCTTGTGGTTTTGAGTCAAGCGATTACCTTGATAGAAAGCAAGCAAGCCAAGCACCAAGAATTGGCACAACAAATTATTGAAAAATGCTTGCCAGAGAGTGGTCGCTCCCTTCGAATTGGTCTAACAGGAACCCCAGGAGTAGGCAAGAGTACTTTTATCGATAGTTTTGGACAGGTGCTTCTAAAAGAAGATCGGCGTTTGGCTGTATTGGCGATAGATCCAAGCAGCCAAGTAACAAAAGGAAGTATCTTAGGAGACAAGACTCGTATGGAAACGCTATCGGTACATCCCAATGTTTTTATTCGCCCTTCTGCTGCTGGCGAATCCTTGGGGGGCGTAGCACGAAAAACTAGAGAGAGTATCATCTTGTGTGAAGCAGCAGGATTTGATACTATTATTGTTGAAACGGTAGGGGTGGGGCAATCTGAGGTGGCTGTTCATTCAATGGTTGATTTTTTTCTTTTGCTGCTGTTGCCTAATTCTGGTGATGAATTACAGGGAATCAAACGGGGGGTTATGGAAATGGCGGATTTGATTGCGATTAATAAGGCGGATGGTGAAAATATTCCTGCTGCAAAATTAGCAAAAAAACAATGTCGAAACGGGCTACATCTTTTTCCGCCTAAGCCAAGTAACTGGATTGCAACAGCCGAAATTTGCTCGGCTTTAGAGCAGCAGGGGTTAACCAAAGTTTGGCAGCATATTTTGAGCTATCAAAACCAAACGAGCATCAATGGATATTTTCAGCAGCACCGACAAGAGCAAGCGCAGTATTGGCTGGAAGAAAGCATAGGGGAACAGCTCAAAAATTTATTCTTCAAGCATCCGAAGATCAAAGATAAATTTGATGAAACCAAAGATCGTGTGGTAGCAGGAACCCTGTCCCCCTTTAAAGCTGGTGAATTGTTAATGCAATTATTTCTTAATGGTTTGTGA
- a CDS encoding T9SS type A sorting domain-containing protein translates to MKKQHINRTVLNNKKLLNIFLLCLTTLCLNGQPSIVWEKSLGGTGMDRGFSIQQLSDGNYIAVGVTSSSDGDVTTNHGDYDAWILKLNSTGGIIWEKSLGGTFADNARHVQETSDGGYIVVGTFGSLVSGNHGGDDYWVIKLDNSGTILWDKKLGGSSWERGQYIQETSDGGYIVSGTSESTDGDVTGNHGDKDYWVVKLNSVGNIVWEQSLGGSNAEMLGSCQETNDGGYIVAGSSFSLDGDITTHYGENDIWLVKLNSQGGIVWEKTLGGTGWETTAIVEVMSDGGYTVVGASSSNNVDLTHNNGFSDFWTVRLDSIGTITWQVSLGSTGEDYPQSIQETSDGGCIITGAVGAINGDVIGNGTGGGYCWLIKLTSTGTLDWQKSLGGTSSEMGAYVQEINNGDYILIGSSSSTDGDVTTNNGNYDYWVVKLSSVLGLSEVDESVSIDLFPNPALDLVTLKKDVKLTNAHYVVYNTMGQAILSGDLTEEYTKIDTRDLLSGLYHVEIKTLSTTQTIPFVKQ, encoded by the coding sequence ATGAAAAAACAGCACATAAATAGAACAGTACTTAACAACAAAAAGTTACTAAATATCTTCTTGCTTTGCCTGACAACGTTATGCCTGAATGGGCAACCCAGTATTGTTTGGGAGAAATCGCTAGGAGGAACAGGGATGGATAGAGGGTTTAGCATTCAGCAACTTAGTGATGGGAATTACATCGCCGTTGGCGTTACTTCTTCTTCGGATGGAGATGTGACAACCAATCATGGCGATTATGATGCCTGGATACTTAAGTTAAACAGCACAGGGGGGATTATCTGGGAAAAATCACTAGGGGGAACCTTTGCGGATAATGCAAGACATGTCCAAGAAACGAGCGATGGTGGATATATTGTTGTTGGAACCTTTGGTTCATTAGTCTCTGGAAATCATGGAGGAGATGACTATTGGGTGATAAAATTAGATAATTCAGGGACTATTCTCTGGGACAAAAAATTAGGAGGATCTTCTTGGGAACGTGGGCAGTATATCCAAGAAACGAGTGATGGTGGATATATTGTATCTGGGACTTCTGAATCAACAGATGGAGATGTAACAGGAAATCATGGCGATAAAGATTATTGGGTGGTCAAACTAAACAGCGTAGGAAACATTGTTTGGGAACAGTCGTTAGGTGGCTCAAATGCAGAGATGTTGGGCTCTTGTCAAGAAACCAATGATGGCGGGTATATAGTTGCAGGAAGTTCTTTTTCGTTAGATGGTGATATCACAACACATTATGGCGAAAATGATATTTGGTTGGTAAAGTTGAATAGCCAAGGAGGGATTGTTTGGGAAAAAACATTAGGTGGAACAGGCTGGGAAACAACTGCCATTGTAGAAGTAATGAGTGATGGTGGTTATACTGTAGTGGGGGCTTCTTCTTCCAACAATGTAGATTTAACGCACAACAATGGTTTTAGTGATTTTTGGACGGTACGACTGGATAGTATAGGGACAATTACTTGGCAGGTTTCTTTGGGGAGTACAGGGGAAGATTATCCTCAATCCATTCAAGAAACGAGCGATGGCGGTTGTATTATAACAGGAGCTGTTGGGGCAATTAATGGAGATGTTATTGGAAATGGTACAGGAGGTGGTTATTGCTGGCTGATTAAGTTGACGAGTACAGGAACATTGGATTGGCAAAAATCATTAGGGGGAACTTCTAGTGAAATGGGAGCCTATGTTCAAGAAATTAATAATGGCGATTATATCCTGATTGGTTCTTCTTCTTCTACAGATGGAGATGTGACAACCAATAATGGAAATTATGATTATTGGGTTGTTAAGCTTTCTTCGGTACTTGGACTGTCTGAGGTTGATGAATCGGTATCCATTGACTTGTTTCCAAACCCTGCTTTGGATCTGGTAACGCTAAAGAAAGATGTTAAATTAACCAACGCTCATTATGTCGTTTATAATACGATGGGGCAAGCAATTTTATCAGGTGATCTTACAGAGGAATACACTAAAATAGATACTAGGGATTTATTGAGTGGTTTATACCATGTTGAAATTAAAACGCTGTCTACTACTCAAACGATACCTTTTGTAAAACAGTAA